A portion of the Corynebacterium heidelbergense genome contains these proteins:
- a CDS encoding terminase, with the protein MMSEAVPRFHTPRDYRRRTLGAKAAKLSAMMGRACMPWQRQALDVALEVDDRGRFHYKTVVITVPRQSGKTALVLAAGLHRTLITPNGKVWYTAQTGQIARERFLEDMAVDAERLLSPTVAVKRGAGDTRLIFPAIHSQFRPHPPTDTSLHSEQSDLNLIDEPWAFSEVQGDGLIQAIQPTQNTRPNAQTIYLSTMGDARSTWWHAIVDAARAAEDPHTAIIDWGLPEGHDPSDIEAVIRAHPAVGHTIEPETVRTAAGRMKPAEFARAYANVRTQTRVAVFSSDVLARVLTETATMAPAAEVAFGVATAFDRSISVIAAAGEAADGTPVCEIVDARPGTGWVADRLTELQRHHPRATLVDARSPASTIATDPALTEIISTPASAELAGGTGLFLDSINRAELRLRYDRDLARSFDGLTLKFVGDLGQMLDRKHSSGSIAHIEACLLAFTAIAQRPAPAPTPEIWTC; encoded by the coding sequence ATGATGAGTGAGGCAGTCCCCCGGTTCCACACGCCCCGCGACTACCGCCGCCGCACCCTCGGAGCTAAGGCCGCGAAACTCTCGGCGATGATGGGCCGGGCGTGCATGCCGTGGCAGCGCCAGGCCCTCGACGTGGCGCTGGAAGTCGATGACCGGGGCCGGTTCCACTACAAGACGGTGGTCATCACCGTGCCGCGCCAGTCTGGAAAGACCGCGCTCGTGCTGGCCGCCGGGCTTCACCGAACTCTGATCACACCGAACGGCAAGGTCTGGTACACAGCCCAGACCGGCCAGATCGCCCGGGAACGGTTCCTCGAAGACATGGCCGTCGACGCCGAGCGGCTGCTATCCCCCACCGTGGCTGTGAAGCGCGGCGCGGGCGATACCCGCCTGATCTTCCCCGCGATTCATTCGCAGTTCCGCCCGCACCCGCCGACGGACACGTCACTGCACTCCGAGCAGTCCGACCTCAACCTCATCGACGAGCCGTGGGCATTCTCGGAAGTCCAGGGCGACGGGCTCATCCAGGCCATCCAGCCCACGCAGAACACGCGCCCGAATGCGCAGACGATCTACCTCTCCACGATGGGTGACGCCCGGTCCACGTGGTGGCACGCCATCGTGGACGCCGCCCGCGCCGCCGAGGACCCGCATACCGCGATCATCGACTGGGGCTTACCCGAGGGCCATGACCCTAGCGACATTGAGGCAGTCATCCGCGCCCACCCGGCGGTGGGCCACACGATCGAACCGGAGACGGTGCGCACCGCCGCCGGTCGGATGAAGCCCGCCGAGTTCGCCCGCGCCTACGCCAACGTGCGCACACAGACCCGTGTAGCGGTGTTCAGCTCGGACGTGCTCGCCCGCGTACTCACCGAGACCGCCACCATGGCCCCCGCCGCCGAGGTCGCTTTCGGGGTGGCCACCGCGTTCGACCGCTCGATATCCGTCATCGCCGCCGCCGGTGAAGCCGCCGACGGCACGCCGGTCTGCGAAATCGTCGACGCCCGCCCCGGCACCGGGTGGGTGGCCGACCGGTTGACCGAGCTCCAGCGCCACCACCCGCGCGCCACGTTGGTCGACGCCCGCTCCCCGGCCAGCACCATCGCCACCGACCCCGCGCTAACCGAGATCATCAGCACCCCAGCAAGCGCCGAGCTGGCCGGGGGCACCGGTTTGTTCCTGGACTCCATCAACCGCGCCGAGCTCCGACTGCGCTACGACCGAGACCTCGCCCGATCGTTCGACGGCCTAACCCTGAAGTTCGTAGGTGACCTTGGCCAGATGTTGGACCGCAAGCACTCCAGCGGGTCGATAGCTCACATTGAGGCCTGCCTACTCGCGTTCACCGCTATCGCCCAGCGCCCCGCGCCCGCCCCCACACCAGAGATATGGACCTGCTAA
- a CDS encoding HNH endonuclease, translating to MTTGGWGGRRVAALRAAVLAHYGTTCHLCGMPGADSPDHVIPRAHGGTDDLANLRPAHRRCNSARRDMPLEQWRAAHPLPSRAPPSRRW from the coding sequence ATGACTACCGGGGGGTGGGGTGGCCGCCGGGTGGCAGCGCTACGCGCGGCCGTGCTGGCTCACTACGGCACCACCTGCCACCTATGCGGCATGCCCGGAGCTGACTCACCGGACCACGTGATACCGCGTGCGCACGGTGGCACCGACGATCTGGCGAACCTGCGACCAGCGCACCGCCGCTGCAACAGCGCGCGCCGCGATATGCCGCTAGAGCAGTGGCGCGCGGCGCATCCACTGCCTTCGCGAGCTCCACCATCGCGACGTTGGTAG
- a CDS encoding WhiB family transcriptional regulator, translated as MMIRPGTEWMDRAACHGVDAALIDASPTRGRNLGAIHRYAAELCRECPVQRECAADALATRAEGVIRAGVPVPERAGNKVRRRMAFTRLRAIAGVGP; from the coding sequence ATGATGATCCGCCCCGGCACCGAGTGGATGGACCGCGCCGCGTGCCATGGCGTGGATGCCGCCCTGATCGACGCTTCCCCTACGCGCGGGCGCAATCTTGGCGCGATCCACCGCTACGCCGCCGAGCTATGCCGGGAATGCCCGGTGCAACGCGAGTGCGCCGCCGACGCGCTGGCCACCCGCGCCGAGGGCGTGATACGGGCCGGGGTGCCAGTACCAGAGCGGGCCGGTAACAAGGTGCGCCGCCGTATGGCGTTCACCCGCCTACGGGCGATAGCGGGGGTGGGGCCATGA
- a CDS encoding helix-turn-helix transcriptional regulator yields MPRPLTTKEVAERLGVPYSTVTWRVRKGHLPFAVRLPNSGAYLFDPDVIDRIAEGETCKG; encoded by the coding sequence ATGCCCCGGCCACTAACGACAAAAGAGGTAGCTGAACGCCTCGGCGTTCCCTACTCCACAGTGACGTGGCGCGTGCGGAAAGGGCACCTCCCGTTTGCAGTGCGCTTACCGAATTCAGGGGCATATCTGTTTGATCCTGACGTGATTGACCGGATTGCCGAGGGGGAAACATGCAAGGGGTAA
- a CDS encoding helix-turn-helix domain-containing protein — protein sequence MTNATHLAGVIPAWEVRHRIQRAREVAGLRQPQLAEAIGVSRATLANVEQGVREPRRGELIAIAFATGVDLQWLETGNAPAGNDPEGGVMVGHQGLEPRTR from the coding sequence ATGACTAATGCGACGCATTTAGCTGGCGTTATACCGGCCTGGGAAGTCCGTCACCGTATTCAGCGGGCTCGGGAAGTTGCGGGTTTACGGCAACCGCAACTCGCGGAGGCTATCGGCGTGTCACGTGCAACTCTTGCGAACGTTGAACAGGGTGTTCGCGAACCCCGTCGTGGTGAACTAATCGCTATTGCGTTCGCTACAGGGGTAGATCTTCAGTGGCTAGAGACGGGCAACGCCCCCGCCGGGAATGATCCCGAGGGGGGCGTGATGGTGGGTCATCAGGGACTCGAACCCCGAACCCGCTGA
- a CDS encoding L,D-transpeptidase codes for MPLTGPRQHPTSRANQRRLALWRRQTPAAFETQAAGTQAPKTQARKAPAVTIAALLATGGLLAGCTVGDHGQDNSGNAGSSAKPGDEAGSIKANIKDKAKAADVNEPVTVTADEKLDSVKLTNDAGQDVAGTYNQDHTKWTANEKLGFGRQYKLAVKAGEHKLNNSFTTVSPDYQVSSSLAPVEGATVGVGQVIAIRFDSVIEDRKAAEKAIKIETDPQVEGAFYWINGQEVRWRPKEYWKPGTKVKIKANLYGTKLGDGMYGAEDLSANFTIGDDVRAIVDNNSKTMKIYRNGNLLQTMPVSLGTDGGRWATPNGIYRVGEQNESLIMDSATFGLPQSQGGYRTPVQFATQLSYSGIYIHAAPWSVWAQGSQNTSHGCVNVSTQDAQWVFNNMKRGDIVEIKNTGGGQLDGTDGLGDWNIDWATWTKGNPAQG; via the coding sequence ATGCCGCTAACCGGACCCCGCCAGCACCCAACCAGCCGCGCAAACCAGCGCCGTCTGGCGCTGTGGCGGAGGCAAACACCGGCGGCGTTCGAAACCCAGGCCGCCGGCACCCAGGCCCCCAAAACCCAGGCCCGCAAAGCCCCCGCCGTGACGATCGCTGCCCTCCTCGCCACCGGCGGCCTCCTAGCAGGCTGCACTGTCGGCGACCACGGCCAGGACAACTCCGGCAACGCCGGCAGCTCCGCCAAGCCCGGCGACGAAGCCGGCAGCATCAAGGCGAACATCAAAGACAAGGCCAAGGCCGCCGACGTCAACGAGCCTGTCACGGTCACCGCCGATGAGAAACTGGACTCCGTCAAACTCACCAACGACGCTGGCCAGGACGTCGCCGGAACCTACAACCAGGACCACACCAAATGGACCGCCAACGAAAAGCTCGGCTTCGGCCGCCAGTACAAGCTCGCCGTCAAGGCCGGGGAGCACAAACTAAACAACTCCTTTACCACTGTTAGCCCGGACTACCAGGTCAGTTCCAGCCTCGCCCCGGTGGAGGGGGCGACCGTCGGCGTGGGCCAGGTCATCGCCATCCGCTTCGACTCGGTCATCGAAGACCGCAAAGCCGCCGAAAAGGCCATCAAGATCGAGACTGACCCGCAGGTGGAAGGCGCCTTCTACTGGATCAACGGGCAGGAAGTGCGGTGGCGCCCGAAGGAGTACTGGAAGCCCGGCACCAAGGTGAAGATCAAGGCCAACCTCTACGGCACCAAGCTCGGCGACGGGATGTACGGCGCCGAGGATCTTTCCGCCAACTTCACCATCGGCGACGACGTGCGGGCCATCGTGGACAACAACTCGAAGACCATGAAGATTTACCGGAACGGCAACTTGCTGCAGACGATGCCCGTCTCCTTGGGCACTGACGGTGGCCGATGGGCCACCCCGAACGGCATCTACCGCGTCGGCGAGCAGAACGAGTCCCTCATCATGGACTCCGCCACCTTCGGTCTCCCGCAGTCCCAGGGCGGCTACCGGACCCCCGTGCAATTCGCAACGCAGTTAAGCTACTCCGGTATCTATATCCACGCCGCGCCGTGGTCCGTGTGGGCGCAGGGCAGCCAGAACACCTCCCACGGCTGCGTGAACGTCTCCACGCAGGACGCCCAGTGGGTCTTCAACAACATGAAGCGTGGCGACATCGTGGAGATCAAAAACACCGGAGGTGGCCAGCTCGATGGCACCGACGGCCTTGGCGACTGGAACATCGACTGGGCGACGTGGACCAAGGGAAACCCGGCGCAGGGATGA
- a CDS encoding heavy-metal-associated domain-containing protein, with translation MMLNGPTTFDVNGMSCEHCVRAVTEAVSAIPGASDVRVDLSGGTVAFVAADVSEAAVVDAIDDAGYDATLHHAP, from the coding sequence ATGATGCTAAACGGACCGACAACCTTCGACGTGAACGGCATGAGCTGCGAGCATTGCGTCCGCGCCGTCACGGAGGCGGTGAGTGCCATCCCCGGCGCCAGCGACGTGCGCGTGGATCTCAGCGGCGGGACGGTTGCGTTCGTGGCGGCCGATGTGTCCGAGGCCGCCGTCGTAGATGCGATCGATGATGCGGGGTACGACGCCACCCTCCACCACGCGCCCTAA
- a CDS encoding flavin reductase family protein gives MPDTESLFRAAFRAHPAGVSIITATVDGQPFGLTASSVSSLSLDPIAVSFSLMKHTGSAGKLLAADTFLIHLLTAGQAAVAAAFARPDGPRFTPDQGWSTAETGEPLLPAARAVLRARTMDTIRSGPATLVAAEVLGVTLNQNADAHFDPLVYKNHRFFSLRRTPPLASE, from the coding sequence GTGCCGGACACAGAATCTCTGTTCCGCGCGGCTTTCCGCGCGCACCCGGCGGGCGTCAGCATCATCACGGCCACTGTCGACGGCCAACCGTTCGGCCTGACCGCCTCCTCCGTCTCGAGCCTCTCCCTGGACCCCATCGCCGTCAGCTTCTCACTGATGAAACACACCGGCTCGGCGGGCAAACTCCTGGCGGCGGACACGTTCCTCATCCATCTGCTCACCGCGGGTCAAGCCGCGGTCGCCGCCGCCTTCGCCCGCCCGGACGGCCCCCGCTTCACTCCCGATCAGGGCTGGTCCACGGCGGAGACCGGCGAGCCGCTACTCCCCGCCGCCCGCGCCGTCCTCCGCGCGCGCACCATGGATACGATCCGCAGCGGCCCGGCCACGCTCGTCGCAGCGGAAGTCCTCGGCGTCACCCTCAACCAAAACGCCGACGCCCACTTCGACCCCCTCGTCTACAAAAACCACCGGTTCTTCAGCCTGCGCCGTACCCCGCCGTTGGCCTCCGAGTAG